In Polyodon spathula isolate WHYD16114869_AA chromosome 27, ASM1765450v1, whole genome shotgun sequence, one DNA window encodes the following:
- the LOC121301474 gene encoding polypyrimidine tract-binding protein 1-like, protein MFNLHSPASDLFLSLLPALLCCPIKRVAPQCLFILFGVYGDVIRVKILFNKKENALVQMADSNQAQLAMSHMNGQKLHGKAIRVTLSKHQTVQLPREGQEDQGLTKDFSNSPLHRFKKPGSKNFQNIFPPSATLHLSNIPPSVVEDDLKLLFVSGGAVVKAFKFFQKDRKMALIQMGSVEEAIQSLIDFHNHDLGENHHLRVSFSKSTI, encoded by the exons ATGTTCAACCTCCACTCTCCTGCCTCCGATCTTTTCCTGTCCCTTCTTCCTGCCTTGCTCTGCTGTCCTATAAAGAGAGTTGCGCCCCAATGCCTCTTTATTCTTTTCG gTGTGTATGGCGATGTGATCAGAGTGAAGATCCTGTTCAACAAGAAAGAGAATGCCTTGGTACAGATGGCAGATTCCAATCAGGCTCAGCTGG CAATGAGCCACATGAATGGGCAGAAGCTGCACGGGAAGGCGATCAGGGTGACCCTGTCTAAACACCAGACAGTGCAGCTGCCGAGGGAGGGCCAGGAGGACCAGGGGCTTACCAAGGACTTCAGCAACTCTCCCCTCCACCGCTTCAAGAAGCCAGGCTCCAAGAACTTCCAGAATATCTTCCCTCCCTCTGCCACCCTCCACCTCTCCAACATCCC ACCTTCTGTGGTTGAAGATGATCTTAAGCTTCTGTTTGTGAGTGGTGGGGCAGTCGTCAAAGCGTTCAAGTTCTTCCA GAAAGACCGTAAAATGGCTCTGATCCAGATGGGCTCTGTGGAGGAGGCGATCCAGAGCTTGATTGATTTTCACAATCATGACCTGGGGGAGAACCACCACCTCAGGGTCTCCTTCTCCAAATCTACAATCTAG